Proteins encoded by one window of Sphaerodactylus townsendi isolate TG3544 linkage group LG02, MPM_Stown_v2.3, whole genome shotgun sequence:
- the CALCB gene encoding calcitonin gene-related peptide 2 isoform X3 → MVMLKISFFLAVYALVACQMDNCQAVPLRPGLESVTDRGTLGDYEARRLLNALVKEYVQMTAEELEEASEGNSVTAQKRACNMGTCATHRLADFLSRSGGMGKGTYVPTNVGAQTFGRRRRNVQM, encoded by the exons ATGGTCATGCTGAAGATTTCCTTTTTCCTTGCTGTCTATGCCTTGGTGGCTTGCCAGATGGACAACTGCCAGGCAGTCCCGCTCAG ACCCGGTTTAGAGTCCGTCACAGACCGGGGGACGCTGGGCGACTACGAAGCTCGGAGGTTATTAAACGCGCTGGTGAAAGAATACGTGCAGATGACCGCAGAAGAGCTGGAGGAGGCGAGCGAAGGGAACAG tgtaacAGCACAGAAGAGGGCATGTAACATGGGAACCTGTGCGACCCATCGCTTGGCAGACTTCCTGAGTAGGTCAGGAGGAATGGGCAAGGGCACCTATGTACCTACCAATGTGGGAGCACAGACTTTCGGCAGGCGAAGAAGAAATGTTCAGATGTAA
- the CALCB gene encoding calcitonin gene-related peptide 2 isoform X2, with translation MVMLKISFFLAVYALVACQMDNCQAVPLRPGLESVTDRGTLGDYEARRLLNALVKEYVQMTAEELEEASEGNSSVTAQKRACNMGTCATHRLADFLSRSGGMGKGTYVPTNVGAQTFGRRRRNVQM, from the exons ATGGTCATGCTGAAGATTTCCTTTTTCCTTGCTGTCTATGCCTTGGTGGCTTGCCAGATGGACAACTGCCAGGCAGTCCCGCTCAG ACCCGGTTTAGAGTCCGTCACAGACCGGGGGACGCTGGGCGACTACGAAGCTCGGAGGTTATTAAACGCGCTGGTGAAAGAATACGTGCAGATGACCGCAGAAGAGCTGGAGGAGGCGAGCGAAGGGAACAG cagtgtaacAGCACAGAAGAGGGCATGTAACATGGGAACCTGTGCGACCCATCGCTTGGCAGACTTCCTGAGTAGGTCAGGAGGAATGGGCAAGGGCACCTATGTACCTACCAATGTGGGAGCACAGACTTTCGGCAGGCGAAGAAGAAATGTTCAGATGTAA
- the CALCB gene encoding calcitonin gene-related peptide 2 isoform X1, with translation MVMLKISFFLAVYALVACQMDNCQAVPLRPGLESVTDRGTLGDYEARRLLNALVKEYVQMTAEELEEASEGNSLDRPVSKRCANLSTCVLGKLSQELHKLQTYPRTDVGAGTPGKKRNVLNDIENEHYANYEEALGNN, from the exons ATGGTCATGCTGAAGATTTCCTTTTTCCTTGCTGTCTATGCCTTGGTGGCTTGCCAGATGGACAACTGCCAGGCAGTCCCGCTCAG ACCCGGTTTAGAGTCCGTCACAGACCGGGGGACGCTGGGCGACTACGAAGCTCGGAGGTTATTAAACGCGCTGGTGAAAGAATACGTGCAGATGACCGCAGAAGAGCTGGAGGAGGCGAGCGAAGGGAACAG CTTGGATAGGCCTGTTTCCAAACGCTGTGCCAACCTGAGTACTTGTGTTTTGGGCAAGCTGTCTCAAGAACTGCACAAATTGCAAACTTACCCTCGTACTGACGTCGGGGCTGGAACTCCTGGCAAGAAAAGGAATGTGCTGAATGACATAGAGAATGAGCACTATGCAAACTATGAGGAAGCCCTCGGAAACAACTAG